GAAGTAACCGTCCTCGAAGGAAGGGACAGGCCGGGTGGCGTCATATCGACCAGGGAATCCGGCGGCTTTACTGTGGAGGAAGGCCCCGACTCGTTCCTTAAGAGTAAGCCCGAGGCCACGGGGCTTTCGTCGCGCGTCGGCCTCGGCCCTTTTCTTATAGGGACGAACAAGGAGGCCGAAGGAGCATTCGTTCTCAGGAACGGAAGGCTCGTCCCGATGCCGGCCGGGCTCTTCCCGGGGCCGGCGCGTGTGACGGCGCTTCTAGGCTCGCCGCTTCTTTCCGTCAGGGGGAAGCTCCGAATGCTTCTCGAAGCCTTCATCCCCGGAAACGCTTCGGAGGGGGACGAGAGCGTGGCTTCGTTCATGAGGCGCAGGTTCGGCAGGGAAGCCTACGAGTACCTGGTGGAGCCGCTGCTGTCGGGCATATACGCCGGGGACCCCGAGACCCTGAGCGTCCGTACAGCCCTGCCCGTCCTTGCGAAAATGGAGGAGGAATACGGGAGCGTAACACGCGGAATGAAAAGGAACGGGGCTTCCCCCGGAGCGCCTAAAGGCGGCAGGGAAGGCGGCGGCAGGTTCGCCGCTTTCGACAGGGGAATGGGGACCCTCGTGAATGCGCTCAACTCGCGGCTGCCCGACGGGACCGTGAAGCTCCGGAGCAGGGTGAAAAGGATCGACGCCCTGGGCGGAGGGTTCAGGGTTCATACGAGCGGGGCCGCGCCGATTGACTGCGACGCCGTCATCGTGGCGCTCCCCGCGCCGGAGGCGGCGCTCGTTGCGCAAGGCCTCGACATGGAGCTGTCGCTCGGCCTCTCGCGTATAAAATACGTCTCGAACGTAGTGATAAACCTCGCGTACAGGAAGAGCGAGGTGCCGCATCTCCCGGGCGGCTCGGGTTTTCTGGTCCCCTCCCCGGAGCGGCTGCCCGTGCTCGCCTGTACGTTCAGCAGCGTGAAATTCAGCGGCCGGAGCCCGGACGATACCGTCCTCTTCCGCATCGTCGCGGGAGGCGCCCGGAACCCGGGCATCTGCGGCGAGGAGGATGGCCGCCTCATCGACATCGCGCACGGAACGCTCTCGCCGATCCTGGGTATAAAATCGGCCCCGGTGTTCGGGATGGTCAGCCGGAACCCGGAATCGACGCCTCACTATGCCGTCGGCCACGGCGAGCTGGTCGCACGGATAATCGAAAGGGCCGGGAGATTCCCTTCGCTGAGGCTCGCCGGGAATGCGTATGGCGGAGCCGGCATACCGGACTGCATACGCTCGGGGGAGAAGGCGGCCCTGGAAATATTCCGGTACGTATCGGAAAGGGGGGCGAAATATGAAGATCGAAAGTCCTGCGGGTGAGCTCGAAGTTCATATCACCGGCGTTTCGGTCGAAGGCGAGAGCATAGTGCTCGACGCGGACCTCGGGGTGTGGGATATAAGGGTGTTCGTCGGCCCGCGCGATTTCCGGCTCTTCTTTTCCGTGCTGTTTCGCAGGGACGTCATCCTGTTACTTTTGAAACGTATAGTCCCGTTTCGTATGCGTGCGAAGTGACTCCAAAGACAAAGCCCCATAGCGGCTGCCTTTTCCCCGGTCTCTGATATATAATTCTCACGGAAGCCGGAAGATGCTCTATGGGCTTGAGCTCGAGCTCTGGGAAGACATGGGAAGCGGGGTAAGGCTGGTCGAGAGGTTTTACTGCTCCCATAATCTTAAGTTCGCGATAGAAAACGCCGAGAGTGAGAGGGTGAGGCTTTCGGGTATTCGCGGAAAGAAGTATGTAATACGTGTCCGGGATATTTACATGAACGAGGTTCTGTACGAGACTAGAACCTGAGCTTCGCCCCGTGGCTGAAGAACGGGGAGAATGCGCCGTTTTTCGCGGGGCAGGCGTGGGTGAAGGCCGGGATGAAAGCTGATTCAATCGGCGAGGGCGGCGTCCTCGAGGACTTCTGGGCTACAGGTGAGAAGGAGCTGGTCTCCAGGCTCGGTACGTCGGCCGAGGGGCTGTCGTCCGGCGATGCCGAGCGGCGTTTGAAAGGCGCCGAAGCAGACGGCCGCAAGGCCCCGGGAATGCCGTCCTGGATTCCGCTTCTCCTGTCGCAGTTCAATAATCCCATAATAATCATTCTGCTCGCCGCAGCCGTGCTGTCCGCCTTTTTAAGCGGCGTTACGGACGCGCTGATAATACTCGTGATAGTGCTCCTGAGCGGGGTGCTCGGCTTCTGGCAGGAGCACGGGGCGGCGGGTGCGGTCGAAAAGCTTCTCTCGATGGTGAGGGTGAACGTTCGGGTGCTGAGGGACGGCGAGGCCGCGAACGTGCCCATCGCCGGTATTGTTCCCGGGGACGTCGTATTGCTCTCTGCAGGTGACATGGTCCCGGGGGACTGCCGCATACTCGAATCGAGGGACCTTTTCGTAAGCGAGGCGGCGCTTACGGGGGAGAATTACCCGGCCGAAAAATCGGTATGCACTCTCCCGCCCGGCACCCCGCTTTCGGGAAGGGTGAACTGTCTCTTTATGGGAAGCTCCGTCGTGAGCGGCACCGCCCGCGCGGTGGTCGTGCTCACGGGGAGAGGGACGGTCTTCGGCAAGATATCCGAGAGGCTCAAGCTGGGCCCGCCCGAAACCGAGTTTCAGCACGGGATCAGGAAGTTCGGCTACCTGCTCATGGAGACGACGCTGCTCCTGGTCCTCGCCGTATTCGCCGTCAACGTCTATTTCGACCGGCCGGTTCTGGAGTCGTTCCTGTTCTCGATGGCCATAGCGGTCGGCCTTACCCCCCAGCTCCTTCACGCCGTGATAAGCGTTAACCTCGCGCGCGGGGCGAGGCGCATGGCCGAGAGCAGCGTCATCGTAAAGAAGCTGAGCGCGATAGAGAGCTTCGGGAGCATGAACGTCCTTTGCTCCGATAAAACGGGAACGTTGACCAAGGGGGTTATCGAGATCCATTCCGCCGTGAACGTGCTCGGCGAAAAGAGCGGTAAGGTGCTGCTCTA
This sequence is a window from Thermodesulfobacteriota bacterium. Protein-coding genes within it:
- the hemG gene encoding protoporphyrinogen oxidase; translation: MNNEPLRYGRALPKIIVIGAGITGLSAAHRLAELGAEHGFPLEVTVLEGRDRPGGVISTRESGGFTVEEGPDSFLKSKPEATGLSSRVGLGPFLIGTNKEAEGAFVLRNGRLVPMPAGLFPGPARVTALLGSPLLSVRGKLRMLLEAFIPGNASEGDESVASFMRRRFGREAYEYLVEPLLSGIYAGDPETLSVRTALPVLAKMEEEYGSVTRGMKRNGASPGAPKGGREGGGRFAAFDRGMGTLVNALNSRLPDGTVKLRSRVKRIDALGGGFRVHTSGAAPIDCDAVIVALPAPEAALVAQGLDMELSLGLSRIKYVSNVVINLAYRKSEVPHLPGGSGFLVPSPERLPVLACTFSSVKFSGRSPDDTVLFRIVAGGARNPGICGEEDGRLIDIAHGTLSPILGIKSAPVFGMVSRNPESTPHYAVGHGELVARIIERAGRFPSLRLAGNAYGGAGIPDCIRSGEKAALEIFRYVSERGAKYEDRKSCG